Proteins from a genomic interval of Lolium perenne isolate Kyuss_39 chromosome 1, Kyuss_2.0, whole genome shotgun sequence:
- the LOC127343556 gene encoding uncharacterized protein, which produces MGFIQSTFSLLIGTGAGIYIAQNYDVPNVKKIMWGLMGKAKELEDSYKKPTDGKNKE; this is translated from the coding sequence ATGGGTTTCATCCAGAGCACTTTCTCCCTTTTGATCGGTACCGGAGCGGGCATCTACATTGCCCAGAACTACGATGTTCCGAACGTGAAGAAGATCATGTGGGGCCTGATGGGCAAGGCGAAAGAGCTGGAAGACTCCTACAAGAAGCCCACCGACGGCAAGAACAAGGAGTAA